In one Ananas comosus cultivar F153 linkage group 12, ASM154086v1, whole genome shotgun sequence genomic region, the following are encoded:
- the LOC109718380 gene encoding YTH domain-containing family protein 3-like isoform X4, which yields MATDQIDSMQSLEPSKVESEKEPTTAENCKEQPLHDKGAKAMAPSDLSRDVQNYFGYTNEGGEHGAVAYAPNSYAPQPQMFFSGGHENPAVGREEFHHNLYSDGLEVGPNGFYDENSPFMFHTGYGYSPHIPYGPYSPVMPPLPLVNGDIHTYSAQSIPFSEPYYPQQPIPPTMPYLSYPASIWESGANPPVDPRAAFTPDSLNTNWLSQDGSGSVNPFSPLAVPPQHIGAPGPFSQSNIPLPHAMNQRPVVFGSPNSSCDAVHSYGEPSPNVGANNRRLAPANKSKKQENGSASPISCNGCLDFLHELNRGPRASRPKKQATEENSSLENKNEEAYLGLSRELFITEYKVAMFFVIKSFSEDNIHKSIKYGVWASTPSGNKKLDSAYHGAKERGDPCPVFLYFSVNASGHFCGVAEMIGPVDFEKSVDFWQQNRWSGCFPVKWRIVKDVPNNLFRHIVLENNDNKPVSNSRDTQEVNLEQGLEMLNIFKNHKDETSILDDFGFYDKREKAILEYKQKQKREAVSTEAINRISENFSRAIQIGESNNAENTD from the exons ATGGCGACGGATCAAATCG ACTCGATGCAGTCGCTGGAACCGTCGAAAGTAGAAAGCGAGAAGGAACCCACCACGGCTGAGAATTGTAAAGAGCAG CCTCTTCATGATAAAGGTGCGAAGGCTATGGCTCCCAGCGATCTGTCAAGAGACGTCCAAAATTATTTTGGTTACACAAATGAAGGTGGCGAACATGGCGCTGTCGCCTACGCGCCGAATAGTTATGCTCCTCAGCCGCAAATGTTCTTCTCCGGAG GACACGAGAACCCTGCAGTTGGGCGGGAAGAATTTCACCATAATTTGTACAGTGACGGCTTGGAAGTCGGACCTAAT GGTTTCTACGACGAGAATTCGCCGTTTATGTTCCACACCGGATACGGGTACAGTCCCCATATCCCTTACGGCCCCTATTCTCCGGTTATGCCACCTCTACCTCTGGTTAATGGAGATATTCACACTTATTCCGCGCAGAGTATTCCATTCTCAGAACCTTACTACCCGCAACAACCAATTCCACCTACTATGCCGTATCTGAGTTATCCAGCCTCGATATGGGAATCCGGTGCAAATCCACCGGTCGATCCACGAGCGGCTTTTACTCCCGATTCACTGAACACAA ATTGGTTATCACAAGATGGGTCAGGTTCTGTAAATCCATTCTCTCCGCTGGCTGTTCCGCCTCAGCATATTGGTGCGCCTGGACCATTTTCGCAAAGCAACATACCTTTACCTCATGCAATG AATCAAAGACCCGTTGTTTTCGGATCCCCAAACAGTTCTTGCGACGCAGTGCATTCTTATGGGGAGCCCAGTCCAAACGTTGGCGCTAATAATAGAAGATTGGCTCCCGCTAACAAATCCAAGAAGCAGGAAAATGGAAGTGCTTCTCCGATAAGCTGCAATGGGTGTCTAGACTTTCTCCATGAGCTAAACCGGGGCCCACGAGCTTCTAGGCCGAAGAAACAAGCTACGGAAGAGAACTCTTCGCTCGAGAATAAAAATGAAGAGGCTTATTTAGGGCTTTCTCGCGAGTTGTTCATTACGGAGTATAAGGTTGCCATGTTCTTCGTCATTAAATCTTTTAGTGAGGATAATATCCACAAGTCCATTAAGTATGGCGTTTGGGCTAGCACGCCAAGTGGGAATAAGAAGTTGGATTCTGCTTATCACGGAGCGAAGGAGAGAGGAGATCCATGCCCGGTTTTCTTATACTTTTCG GTAAATGCGAGTGGACATTTCTGCGGGGTGGCTGAGATGATCGGGCCCGTCGACTTCGAGAAGAGCGTGGATTTTTGGCAACAAAATAGGTGGAGCGGGTGTTTCCCGGTTAAGTGGCGTATCGTAAAAGATGTACCGAACAATCTCTTTCGCCATATCGTTCTCGAGAACAACGATAACAAGCCCGTGTCCAACAGCAGAGACACCCAggag GTAAACCTGGAACAAGGTCTAGAGATGCTAAACATCTTCAAGAATCACAAAGACGAGACGTCGATTCTCGACGACTTCGGCTTCTACGACAAAAGGGAAAAGGCAATTCTGGAGTataagcagaagcagaagcgcGAAGCCGTTTCCACCGAAGCCATAAACCGGATTTCCGAGAACTTTTCACGAGCTATCCAAATCGGCGAAAGTAACAACGCGGAAAATACGGATTGA
- the LOC109718382 gene encoding organic cation/carnitine transporter 7-like isoform X2, with the protein MGDAKSTYTVDDALLSMGFGKFQAFVLAYSGMAKISEAMEMMLLSFVGPSVQTEWELSPHEESLISSVVFIGMLVGAYSWGIVSDKYGRRVGFNFTALITGVAGFLSSFAPNYLSLIFLRFMVGVGLGGGHVLASWFLEFVPAPNRGTWMVVFSAFWSVGTILEASLAWSVMPIFSWRWLLAFSSLPSFALLLFYPITLESPRYLCMKGKIADAMHVLEKMARINHVSLPSGNLISHRKITDLDDITDSSDAVKLIANRKSGGVDRSKDAEIGGFNAILTLLSPNLIRSTLLLWMVFFGQAFSYYAVVLLTSELSNGNRKCGSEEMPLSHKNDVGLYRNVFITSFGEVPGLVLSAVVVDKIGRKRSMSYVLFTSCFFLLPLVIQQREVLTTLLLFGARSCISASFTILHIYAPEIYPTSVRATGVGVASSLSRFGGILCPIVAVGLVHNCHQTAAVLVIETAMLLSGVAVAFFPVETSGRRLSDHISV; encoded by the exons ATGGGAGATGCCAAATCTACTTACACTGTCGACGATGCACTCTTATCTATGGGGTTCGGAAAATTCCAAGCCTTTGTGCTTGCTTACTCGGGAATGGCTAAGATTTCGGAAGCAATGGAGATGATGCTTTTGTCATTTGTGGGGCCGTCGGTTCAAACGGAGTGGGAGCTCTCTCCTCACGAAGAGAGCCTCATTTCGAGTGTCGTATTTATTGGGATGCTTGTGGGGGCGTATTCTTGGGGTATTGTTTCGGATAAGTATGGAAGAAG GGTGGGATTCAACTTCACAGCCCTGATAACTGGTGTGGCTGGTTTTCTAAGCTCTTTCGCTCCGAATTATTTATCTTTGATTTTTCTAAGATTCATGGTCGGTGTCGGGTTGGGAGGCGGCCATGTGCTCGCTTCGTGGTTTCTTGAGTTCGTTCCTGCTCCGAACAGAGGAACTTGGATGGTCGTCTTTTCGGCATTTTGGAGTGTCGGCACGATCTTAGAGGCTTCACTCGCTTGG TCTGTGATGCCAATATTCAgctggagatggcttctggccTTCTCATCCTTACCGTCCTTTGCTCTTCTTTTGTTCTATCCGATCACTCTCGAGTCACCTCGATATCTGTGCATGAAAGGCAAAATAGCCGACGCTATGCATGTTTTGGAAAAGATGGCGAGAATAAACCACGTGTCTCTCCCTTCGGGCAATCTTATTTCTCATCGCAAGATCACCGATCTTGATGATATCACCGATTCATCGGATGCTGTGAAATTGATTGCGAACAGGAAGAGCGGCGGTGTTGATCGCTCGAAGGATGCCGAAATTGGGGGATTTAATGCGATTTTGACTCTTTTATCACCAAACTTAATCAGATCGACCCTCCTACTTTGGATGGTTTTCTTCGGGCAGGCATTTTCGTACTATGCTGTCGTTTTATTGACCTCTGAATTAAGTAACGGAAATAGGAAATGTGGCTCAGAAGAGATGCCGTTGAGCCATAAGAATGATGTTGGCCTCTACAGGAATGTGTTCATCACTAGCTTTGGCG AGGTTCCGGGGCTTGTTTTGTCGGCTGTTGTTGTGGATAAGATCGGCCGCAAGCGTTCGATGTCTTATGTGCTTTTCACAAGCTGCTTTTTCTTACTCCCGCTTGTAATCCAGCAGAGAGAAGTACTAACGACGCTGCTCTTATTTGGTGCTCGGAGTTGTATCTCGGCAAGTTTCACCATCTTACACATTTATGCTCCTGAG aTATACCCTACCTCAGTTAGGGCAACCGGGGTCGGAGTCGCGAGCTCGCTCTCGAGGTTCGGCGGGATCTTGTGCCCCATCGTGGCCGTCGGCTTGGTCCACAACTGCCATCAGACGGCCGCGGTTCTCGTGATCGAAACCGCAATGCTCCTCTCGGGTGTTGCCGTCGCATTTTTTCCCGTCGAAACAAGCGGCCGCAGGCTCAGTGATCACATCTCAGTTTGA
- the LOC109718380 gene encoding YTH domain-containing family protein 3-like isoform X1 produces the protein MATDQIDSMQSLEPSKVESEKEPTTAENCKEQPLHDKGAKAMAPSDLSRDVQNYFGYTNEGGEHGAVAYAPNSYAPQPQMFFSGGHENPAVGREEFHHNLYSDGLEVGPNGFYDENSPFMFHTGYGYSPHIPYGPYSPVMPPLPLVNGDIHTYSAQSIPFSEPYYPQQPIPPTMPYLSYPASIWESGANPPVDPRAAFTPDSLNTSSLLFQQITGFPLSYDWLSQDGSGSVNPFSPLAVPPQHIGAPGPFSQSNIPLPHAMNQRPVVFGSPNSSCDAVHSYGEPSPNVGANNRRLAPANKSKKQENGSASPISCNGCLDFLHELNRGPRASRPKKQATEENSSLENKNEEAYLGLSRELFITEYKVAMFFVIKSFSEDNIHKSIKYGVWASTPSGNKKLDSAYHGAKERGDPCPVFLYFSVNASGHFCGVAEMIGPVDFEKSVDFWQQNRWSGCFPVKWRIVKDVPNNLFRHIVLENNDNKPVSNSRDTQEVNLEQGLEMLNIFKNHKDETSILDDFGFYDKREKAILEYKQKQKREAVSTEAINRISENFSRAIQIGESNNAENTD, from the exons ATGGCGACGGATCAAATCG ACTCGATGCAGTCGCTGGAACCGTCGAAAGTAGAAAGCGAGAAGGAACCCACCACGGCTGAGAATTGTAAAGAGCAG CCTCTTCATGATAAAGGTGCGAAGGCTATGGCTCCCAGCGATCTGTCAAGAGACGTCCAAAATTATTTTGGTTACACAAATGAAGGTGGCGAACATGGCGCTGTCGCCTACGCGCCGAATAGTTATGCTCCTCAGCCGCAAATGTTCTTCTCCGGAG GACACGAGAACCCTGCAGTTGGGCGGGAAGAATTTCACCATAATTTGTACAGTGACGGCTTGGAAGTCGGACCTAAT GGTTTCTACGACGAGAATTCGCCGTTTATGTTCCACACCGGATACGGGTACAGTCCCCATATCCCTTACGGCCCCTATTCTCCGGTTATGCCACCTCTACCTCTGGTTAATGGAGATATTCACACTTATTCCGCGCAGAGTATTCCATTCTCAGAACCTTACTACCCGCAACAACCAATTCCACCTACTATGCCGTATCTGAGTTATCCAGCCTCGATATGGGAATCCGGTGCAAATCCACCGGTCGATCCACGAGCGGCTTTTACTCCCGATTCACTGAACACAAGTAGCTTATTATTTCAGCAAATTACTGGTTTTCCTTTATCCTATG ATTGGTTATCACAAGATGGGTCAGGTTCTGTAAATCCATTCTCTCCGCTGGCTGTTCCGCCTCAGCATATTGGTGCGCCTGGACCATTTTCGCAAAGCAACATACCTTTACCTCATGCAATG AATCAAAGACCCGTTGTTTTCGGATCCCCAAACAGTTCTTGCGACGCAGTGCATTCTTATGGGGAGCCCAGTCCAAACGTTGGCGCTAATAATAGAAGATTGGCTCCCGCTAACAAATCCAAGAAGCAGGAAAATGGAAGTGCTTCTCCGATAAGCTGCAATGGGTGTCTAGACTTTCTCCATGAGCTAAACCGGGGCCCACGAGCTTCTAGGCCGAAGAAACAAGCTACGGAAGAGAACTCTTCGCTCGAGAATAAAAATGAAGAGGCTTATTTAGGGCTTTCTCGCGAGTTGTTCATTACGGAGTATAAGGTTGCCATGTTCTTCGTCATTAAATCTTTTAGTGAGGATAATATCCACAAGTCCATTAAGTATGGCGTTTGGGCTAGCACGCCAAGTGGGAATAAGAAGTTGGATTCTGCTTATCACGGAGCGAAGGAGAGAGGAGATCCATGCCCGGTTTTCTTATACTTTTCG GTAAATGCGAGTGGACATTTCTGCGGGGTGGCTGAGATGATCGGGCCCGTCGACTTCGAGAAGAGCGTGGATTTTTGGCAACAAAATAGGTGGAGCGGGTGTTTCCCGGTTAAGTGGCGTATCGTAAAAGATGTACCGAACAATCTCTTTCGCCATATCGTTCTCGAGAACAACGATAACAAGCCCGTGTCCAACAGCAGAGACACCCAggag GTAAACCTGGAACAAGGTCTAGAGATGCTAAACATCTTCAAGAATCACAAAGACGAGACGTCGATTCTCGACGACTTCGGCTTCTACGACAAAAGGGAAAAGGCAATTCTGGAGTataagcagaagcagaagcgcGAAGCCGTTTCCACCGAAGCCATAAACCGGATTTCCGAGAACTTTTCACGAGCTATCCAAATCGGCGAAAGTAACAACGCGGAAAATACGGATTGA
- the LOC109718380 gene encoding YTH domain-containing family protein 3-like isoform X3, which translates to MQSLEPSKVESEKEPTTAENCKEQPLHDKGAKAMAPSDLSRDVQNYFGYTNEGGEHGAVAYAPNSYAPQPQMFFSGGHENPAVGREEFHHNLYSDGLEVGPNGFYDENSPFMFHTGYGYSPHIPYGPYSPVMPPLPLVNGDIHTYSAQSIPFSEPYYPQQPIPPTMPYLSYPASIWESGANPPVDPRAAFTPDSLNTSSLLFQQITGFPLSYDWLSQDGSGSVNPFSPLAVPPQHIGAPGPFSQSNIPLPHAMNQRPVVFGSPNSSCDAVHSYGEPSPNVGANNRRLAPANKSKKQENGSASPISCNGCLDFLHELNRGPRASRPKKQATEENSSLENKNEEAYLGLSRELFITEYKVAMFFVIKSFSEDNIHKSIKYGVWASTPSGNKKLDSAYHGAKERGDPCPVFLYFSVNASGHFCGVAEMIGPVDFEKSVDFWQQNRWSGCFPVKWRIVKDVPNNLFRHIVLENNDNKPVSNSRDTQEVNLEQGLEMLNIFKNHKDETSILDDFGFYDKREKAILEYKQKQKREAVSTEAINRISENFSRAIQIGESNNAENTD; encoded by the exons ATGCAGTCGCTGGAACCGTCGAAAGTAGAAAGCGAGAAGGAACCCACCACGGCTGAGAATTGTAAAGAGCAG CCTCTTCATGATAAAGGTGCGAAGGCTATGGCTCCCAGCGATCTGTCAAGAGACGTCCAAAATTATTTTGGTTACACAAATGAAGGTGGCGAACATGGCGCTGTCGCCTACGCGCCGAATAGTTATGCTCCTCAGCCGCAAATGTTCTTCTCCGGAG GACACGAGAACCCTGCAGTTGGGCGGGAAGAATTTCACCATAATTTGTACAGTGACGGCTTGGAAGTCGGACCTAAT GGTTTCTACGACGAGAATTCGCCGTTTATGTTCCACACCGGATACGGGTACAGTCCCCATATCCCTTACGGCCCCTATTCTCCGGTTATGCCACCTCTACCTCTGGTTAATGGAGATATTCACACTTATTCCGCGCAGAGTATTCCATTCTCAGAACCTTACTACCCGCAACAACCAATTCCACCTACTATGCCGTATCTGAGTTATCCAGCCTCGATATGGGAATCCGGTGCAAATCCACCGGTCGATCCACGAGCGGCTTTTACTCCCGATTCACTGAACACAAGTAGCTTATTATTTCAGCAAATTACTGGTTTTCCTTTATCCTATG ATTGGTTATCACAAGATGGGTCAGGTTCTGTAAATCCATTCTCTCCGCTGGCTGTTCCGCCTCAGCATATTGGTGCGCCTGGACCATTTTCGCAAAGCAACATACCTTTACCTCATGCAATG AATCAAAGACCCGTTGTTTTCGGATCCCCAAACAGTTCTTGCGACGCAGTGCATTCTTATGGGGAGCCCAGTCCAAACGTTGGCGCTAATAATAGAAGATTGGCTCCCGCTAACAAATCCAAGAAGCAGGAAAATGGAAGTGCTTCTCCGATAAGCTGCAATGGGTGTCTAGACTTTCTCCATGAGCTAAACCGGGGCCCACGAGCTTCTAGGCCGAAGAAACAAGCTACGGAAGAGAACTCTTCGCTCGAGAATAAAAATGAAGAGGCTTATTTAGGGCTTTCTCGCGAGTTGTTCATTACGGAGTATAAGGTTGCCATGTTCTTCGTCATTAAATCTTTTAGTGAGGATAATATCCACAAGTCCATTAAGTATGGCGTTTGGGCTAGCACGCCAAGTGGGAATAAGAAGTTGGATTCTGCTTATCACGGAGCGAAGGAGAGAGGAGATCCATGCCCGGTTTTCTTATACTTTTCG GTAAATGCGAGTGGACATTTCTGCGGGGTGGCTGAGATGATCGGGCCCGTCGACTTCGAGAAGAGCGTGGATTTTTGGCAACAAAATAGGTGGAGCGGGTGTTTCCCGGTTAAGTGGCGTATCGTAAAAGATGTACCGAACAATCTCTTTCGCCATATCGTTCTCGAGAACAACGATAACAAGCCCGTGTCCAACAGCAGAGACACCCAggag GTAAACCTGGAACAAGGTCTAGAGATGCTAAACATCTTCAAGAATCACAAAGACGAGACGTCGATTCTCGACGACTTCGGCTTCTACGACAAAAGGGAAAAGGCAATTCTGGAGTataagcagaagcagaagcgcGAAGCCGTTTCCACCGAAGCCATAAACCGGATTTCCGAGAACTTTTCACGAGCTATCCAAATCGGCGAAAGTAACAACGCGGAAAATACGGATTGA
- the LOC109718380 gene encoding YTH domain-containing family protein 3-like isoform X2 yields MATDQIDSMQSLEPSKVESEKEPTTAENCKEQPLHDKGAKAMAPSDLSRDVQNYFGYTNEGGEHGAVAYAPNSYAPQPQMFFSGGHENPAVGREEFHHNLYSDGLEVGPNGFYDENSPFMFHTGYGYSPHIPYGPYSPVMPPLPLVNGDIHTYSAQSIPFSEPYYPQQPIPPTMPYLSYPASIWESGANPPVDPRAAFTPDSLNTSSLLFQQITDWLSQDGSGSVNPFSPLAVPPQHIGAPGPFSQSNIPLPHAMNQRPVVFGSPNSSCDAVHSYGEPSPNVGANNRRLAPANKSKKQENGSASPISCNGCLDFLHELNRGPRASRPKKQATEENSSLENKNEEAYLGLSRELFITEYKVAMFFVIKSFSEDNIHKSIKYGVWASTPSGNKKLDSAYHGAKERGDPCPVFLYFSVNASGHFCGVAEMIGPVDFEKSVDFWQQNRWSGCFPVKWRIVKDVPNNLFRHIVLENNDNKPVSNSRDTQEVNLEQGLEMLNIFKNHKDETSILDDFGFYDKREKAILEYKQKQKREAVSTEAINRISENFSRAIQIGESNNAENTD; encoded by the exons ATGGCGACGGATCAAATCG ACTCGATGCAGTCGCTGGAACCGTCGAAAGTAGAAAGCGAGAAGGAACCCACCACGGCTGAGAATTGTAAAGAGCAG CCTCTTCATGATAAAGGTGCGAAGGCTATGGCTCCCAGCGATCTGTCAAGAGACGTCCAAAATTATTTTGGTTACACAAATGAAGGTGGCGAACATGGCGCTGTCGCCTACGCGCCGAATAGTTATGCTCCTCAGCCGCAAATGTTCTTCTCCGGAG GACACGAGAACCCTGCAGTTGGGCGGGAAGAATTTCACCATAATTTGTACAGTGACGGCTTGGAAGTCGGACCTAAT GGTTTCTACGACGAGAATTCGCCGTTTATGTTCCACACCGGATACGGGTACAGTCCCCATATCCCTTACGGCCCCTATTCTCCGGTTATGCCACCTCTACCTCTGGTTAATGGAGATATTCACACTTATTCCGCGCAGAGTATTCCATTCTCAGAACCTTACTACCCGCAACAACCAATTCCACCTACTATGCCGTATCTGAGTTATCCAGCCTCGATATGGGAATCCGGTGCAAATCCACCGGTCGATCCACGAGCGGCTTTTACTCCCGATTCACTGAACACAAGTAGCTTATTATTTCAGCAAATTACTG ATTGGTTATCACAAGATGGGTCAGGTTCTGTAAATCCATTCTCTCCGCTGGCTGTTCCGCCTCAGCATATTGGTGCGCCTGGACCATTTTCGCAAAGCAACATACCTTTACCTCATGCAATG AATCAAAGACCCGTTGTTTTCGGATCCCCAAACAGTTCTTGCGACGCAGTGCATTCTTATGGGGAGCCCAGTCCAAACGTTGGCGCTAATAATAGAAGATTGGCTCCCGCTAACAAATCCAAGAAGCAGGAAAATGGAAGTGCTTCTCCGATAAGCTGCAATGGGTGTCTAGACTTTCTCCATGAGCTAAACCGGGGCCCACGAGCTTCTAGGCCGAAGAAACAAGCTACGGAAGAGAACTCTTCGCTCGAGAATAAAAATGAAGAGGCTTATTTAGGGCTTTCTCGCGAGTTGTTCATTACGGAGTATAAGGTTGCCATGTTCTTCGTCATTAAATCTTTTAGTGAGGATAATATCCACAAGTCCATTAAGTATGGCGTTTGGGCTAGCACGCCAAGTGGGAATAAGAAGTTGGATTCTGCTTATCACGGAGCGAAGGAGAGAGGAGATCCATGCCCGGTTTTCTTATACTTTTCG GTAAATGCGAGTGGACATTTCTGCGGGGTGGCTGAGATGATCGGGCCCGTCGACTTCGAGAAGAGCGTGGATTTTTGGCAACAAAATAGGTGGAGCGGGTGTTTCCCGGTTAAGTGGCGTATCGTAAAAGATGTACCGAACAATCTCTTTCGCCATATCGTTCTCGAGAACAACGATAACAAGCCCGTGTCCAACAGCAGAGACACCCAggag GTAAACCTGGAACAAGGTCTAGAGATGCTAAACATCTTCAAGAATCACAAAGACGAGACGTCGATTCTCGACGACTTCGGCTTCTACGACAAAAGGGAAAAGGCAATTCTGGAGTataagcagaagcagaagcgcGAAGCCGTTTCCACCGAAGCCATAAACCGGATTTCCGAGAACTTTTCACGAGCTATCCAAATCGGCGAAAGTAACAACGCGGAAAATACGGATTGA
- the LOC109718382 gene encoding organic cation/carnitine transporter 7-like isoform X1: protein MMGDAKSTYTVDDALLSMGFGKFQAFVLAYSGMAKISEAMEMMLLSFVGPSVQTEWELSPHEESLISSVVFIGMLVGAYSWGIVSDKYGRRVGFNFTALITGVAGFLSSFAPNYLSLIFLRFMVGVGLGGGHVLASWFLEFVPAPNRGTWMVVFSAFWSVGTILEASLAWSVMPIFSWRWLLAFSSLPSFALLLFYPITLESPRYLCMKGKIADAMHVLEKMARINHVSLPSGNLISHRKITDLDDITDSSDAVKLIANRKSGGVDRSKDAEIGGFNAILTLLSPNLIRSTLLLWMVFFGQAFSYYAVVLLTSELSNGNRKCGSEEMPLSHKNDVGLYRNVFITSFGEVPGLVLSAVVVDKIGRKRSMSYVLFTSCFFLLPLVIQQREVLTTLLLFGARSCISASFTILHIYAPEIYPTSVRATGVGVASSLSRFGGILCPIVAVGLVHNCHQTAAVLVIETAMLLSGVAVAFFPVETSGRRLSDHISV, encoded by the exons ATG ATGGGAGATGCCAAATCTACTTACACTGTCGACGATGCACTCTTATCTATGGGGTTCGGAAAATTCCAAGCCTTTGTGCTTGCTTACTCGGGAATGGCTAAGATTTCGGAAGCAATGGAGATGATGCTTTTGTCATTTGTGGGGCCGTCGGTTCAAACGGAGTGGGAGCTCTCTCCTCACGAAGAGAGCCTCATTTCGAGTGTCGTATTTATTGGGATGCTTGTGGGGGCGTATTCTTGGGGTATTGTTTCGGATAAGTATGGAAGAAG GGTGGGATTCAACTTCACAGCCCTGATAACTGGTGTGGCTGGTTTTCTAAGCTCTTTCGCTCCGAATTATTTATCTTTGATTTTTCTAAGATTCATGGTCGGTGTCGGGTTGGGAGGCGGCCATGTGCTCGCTTCGTGGTTTCTTGAGTTCGTTCCTGCTCCGAACAGAGGAACTTGGATGGTCGTCTTTTCGGCATTTTGGAGTGTCGGCACGATCTTAGAGGCTTCACTCGCTTGG TCTGTGATGCCAATATTCAgctggagatggcttctggccTTCTCATCCTTACCGTCCTTTGCTCTTCTTTTGTTCTATCCGATCACTCTCGAGTCACCTCGATATCTGTGCATGAAAGGCAAAATAGCCGACGCTATGCATGTTTTGGAAAAGATGGCGAGAATAAACCACGTGTCTCTCCCTTCGGGCAATCTTATTTCTCATCGCAAGATCACCGATCTTGATGATATCACCGATTCATCGGATGCTGTGAAATTGATTGCGAACAGGAAGAGCGGCGGTGTTGATCGCTCGAAGGATGCCGAAATTGGGGGATTTAATGCGATTTTGACTCTTTTATCACCAAACTTAATCAGATCGACCCTCCTACTTTGGATGGTTTTCTTCGGGCAGGCATTTTCGTACTATGCTGTCGTTTTATTGACCTCTGAATTAAGTAACGGAAATAGGAAATGTGGCTCAGAAGAGATGCCGTTGAGCCATAAGAATGATGTTGGCCTCTACAGGAATGTGTTCATCACTAGCTTTGGCG AGGTTCCGGGGCTTGTTTTGTCGGCTGTTGTTGTGGATAAGATCGGCCGCAAGCGTTCGATGTCTTATGTGCTTTTCACAAGCTGCTTTTTCTTACTCCCGCTTGTAATCCAGCAGAGAGAAGTACTAACGACGCTGCTCTTATTTGGTGCTCGGAGTTGTATCTCGGCAAGTTTCACCATCTTACACATTTATGCTCCTGAG aTATACCCTACCTCAGTTAGGGCAACCGGGGTCGGAGTCGCGAGCTCGCTCTCGAGGTTCGGCGGGATCTTGTGCCCCATCGTGGCCGTCGGCTTGGTCCACAACTGCCATCAGACGGCCGCGGTTCTCGTGATCGAAACCGCAATGCTCCTCTCGGGTGTTGCCGTCGCATTTTTTCCCGTCGAAACAAGCGGCCGCAGGCTCAGTGATCACATCTCAGTTTGA